A window of the Streptomyces formicae genome harbors these coding sequences:
- a CDS encoding squalene/phytoene synthase family protein, with amino-acid sequence MSIVQDAERVLLATSRTFYIPVVALPTGLREPVMSFFLCLRAIDEIEDHPSMADDAKQHLLRQISHTLRAGHCATGPLSVLRAYAGELPEVTQRIGEWAALAPATIADRIWETLASIADRMAEWVALQWAIDTESDLDRYTFDVAGVVGLLLSDLWAWFDGTPADRSLAVGFGRGLQTINILQNREDDLTRNIDFFPTGWNTPQVRAYAVKNLNAGDRYVADLPPGPALDFCKVPLSLAWATLDVLRQGRTKLTRHEVADLLGTTTTHMGHPPHV; translated from the coding sequence GTGAGCATCGTCCAAGACGCGGAGAGAGTCCTCCTGGCAACCAGCCGCACCTTCTACATCCCCGTCGTCGCACTGCCCACTGGCCTGCGCGAGCCGGTGATGTCCTTCTTCCTCTGCCTGCGGGCGATCGACGAAATCGAAGACCACCCCAGCATGGCGGACGACGCCAAGCAGCACCTGCTCCGGCAGATCAGCCACACTCTGCGGGCGGGACACTGCGCCACCGGCCCGCTGTCCGTACTGAGGGCCTATGCCGGCGAACTGCCCGAGGTCACCCAGCGGATCGGCGAATGGGCCGCTTTGGCACCCGCCACGATCGCCGACCGCATCTGGGAAACGCTTGCGTCCATCGCCGACCGCATGGCCGAGTGGGTGGCGCTGCAGTGGGCCATCGACACCGAGTCCGATCTCGACCGGTACACGTTCGATGTGGCAGGCGTCGTCGGACTGCTCCTCAGCGACTTGTGGGCCTGGTTCGACGGCACTCCTGCCGACCGGTCACTGGCCGTTGGCTTCGGACGAGGGCTCCAGACGATCAACATCCTCCAGAACCGGGAAGACGACCTGACCAGAAACATCGACTTCTTCCCTACCGGCTGGAACACACCACAGGTGCGCGCCTACGCCGTGAAGAACCTGAACGCAGGTGACCGGTACGTCGCGGACCTGCCTCCCGGCCCCGCCCTCGACTTCTGCAAAGTCCCCCTGTCCCTTGCCTGGGCGACACTCGACGTCCTCCGACAAGGCCGTACCAAACTCACTCGCCACGAAGTGGCCGACCTGCTCGGCACCACCACCACGCACATGGGACACCCGCCCCATGTGTGA
- a CDS encoding phytoene/squalene synthase family protein, with amino-acid sequence MDVTEVDAAYAYCERLTHHRAGNFRYGIRLLPRPDRRALCAVYAYAREIDDLADGGLDTDAKHRELSRMRQQLTNLGAHPDPVCVALGDATRRCPIPLEAFGELIDGVEMDVDGTTYSTFDDLYLYCDRVAGSVGRLCVGVFPPSSNPDAARLASTLWIGMQLTNILRDIAEDAEAGRVYLPREDLRTFVPDMSSPPISFRSGPGFDALVRFEAERALRFYTEGLRLLPYLCRRSAACLGTMAGVYLRMLIRIADEPSQLLDHRITVPAWEKLEIAVRTMAGLPRAVVRCFTVSDPPSIAAARREGASAVSDDVMLSSTAFNVGIALCGVFWTVAYVLIIRRASADGTYGMPVVALCANLSWEAISSFTQPPPGFLGPVPFVWLFIDLVIAWQALRYGPGQFPRTSARIFYGMFGLTLVMALTMTFQLNRAFMAYYNDHWGLYAGFAAALMMATLFLFMLYNRASTAGQSVPIAVCMLLGNFCAGAAWLAYPPPGIVASTFQESLVAGTLGLNALYATVLWRHGRPDGHAHAATSAPEMSHAKDEL; translated from the coding sequence GTGGACGTCACCGAGGTGGACGCGGCCTATGCCTACTGCGAGCGGCTGACCCACCACCGCGCGGGAAATTTCCGCTACGGGATCCGGTTGTTGCCCAGGCCCGACCGTCGGGCGCTGTGTGCCGTCTACGCCTATGCACGTGAGATCGACGACCTGGCCGACGGCGGATTGGACACGGACGCCAAGCACCGCGAACTGTCACGGATGAGGCAGCAGCTGACGAACTTGGGTGCCCACCCGGATCCCGTGTGTGTGGCATTGGGGGACGCCACGCGTCGTTGCCCCATCCCCCTGGAGGCGTTCGGCGAGCTGATCGATGGTGTCGAGATGGATGTCGACGGTACGACATACAGCACGTTCGACGATCTCTACCTCTATTGCGACCGGGTGGCGGGATCGGTGGGCAGGCTCTGTGTGGGGGTGTTCCCGCCGAGCAGCAACCCGGATGCCGCGCGGTTGGCGTCCACGCTGTGGATCGGTATGCAGCTGACCAACATTCTCCGGGACATCGCCGAGGACGCGGAGGCTGGACGCGTCTACCTGCCGCGCGAGGATCTGCGCACATTCGTCCCTGACATGAGCAGCCCGCCGATATCTTTCCGGAGCGGACCGGGCTTTGACGCCTTGGTTCGTTTCGAGGCGGAACGGGCGTTGCGCTTCTACACCGAGGGCCTGCGCCTGCTTCCGTACCTGTGCCGTCGCAGTGCGGCGTGCTTGGGCACCATGGCCGGAGTGTATTTGCGGATGCTCATCCGGATAGCAGATGAACCGTCGCAGCTGCTGGACCATCGGATCACGGTGCCGGCGTGGGAGAAACTCGAGATCGCCGTACGGACCATGGCCGGCCTCCCCCGGGCCGTCGTACGCTGCTTCACGGTTTCGGATCCGCCTTCCATCGCAGCGGCCCGGCGAGAAGGGGCGTCGGCCGTGTCGGATGACGTGATGCTCAGCAGCACGGCGTTCAATGTCGGCATTGCGCTGTGCGGCGTGTTCTGGACGGTTGCCTACGTGCTGATCATCCGGCGGGCGAGCGCCGACGGGACCTACGGCATGCCGGTGGTGGCTCTGTGCGCCAACCTCTCGTGGGAGGCGATCAGTTCATTCACCCAGCCCCCTCCTGGCTTCCTTGGACCGGTCCCCTTCGTGTGGCTCTTCATCGACCTCGTCATTGCCTGGCAGGCGCTCAGATACGGCCCTGGGCAATTTCCGCGCACGTCAGCCAGGATCTTCTACGGCATGTTCGGCCTGACTCTGGTGATGGCGCTGACGATGACATTTCAGCTGAACCGGGCCTTCATGGCGTACTACAACGATCACTGGGGGCTTTACGCGGGTTTCGCTGCCGCGCTGATGATGGCAACGCTGTTCCTGTTCATGCTGTACAACCGGGCATCCACCGCAGGCCAGTCCGTCCCGATCGCCGTCTGTATGCTGCTGGGCAACTTCTGCGCCGGCGCTGCATGGCTCGCTTACCCGCCGCCCGGAATCGTCGCATCGACATTCCAGGAATCCCTCGTTGCCGGCACGCTCGGCCTGAATGCGCTCTACGCCACCGTGCTGTGGCGTCACGGCCGACCGGACGGTCACGCGCACGCCGCGACATCCGCACCGGAGATGTCCCATGCGAAGGACGAACTGTGA
- a CDS encoding ArsR/SmtB family transcription factor encodes MSAPLYQLKAEFFKTLGHPVRIRVLELLSEREYAVSEMLREVGVEPAHLSQQLAVLRRANLVTTRREGSAVFYSLASPQVAELLRVARTILSGVLAGQAELLADLQSAASEGKPPT; translated from the coding sequence GTGAGTGCGCCGCTGTACCAACTGAAGGCGGAGTTCTTCAAGACGCTGGGGCATCCGGTCCGGATCCGCGTTCTGGAGCTGCTCAGTGAGCGTGAGTATGCGGTCTCCGAGATGCTGCGAGAGGTCGGCGTGGAGCCGGCCCATCTGTCGCAGCAGCTTGCTGTCCTGCGGCGGGCCAATCTGGTCACCACTCGCAGGGAAGGCTCGGCCGTGTTCTATTCGCTGGCCAGCCCTCAGGTCGCGGAGCTGCTCAGGGTCGCGCGGACGATCCTGTCCGGTGTGCTGGCGGGCCAGGCCGAACTGCTCGCCGACCTGCAGTCCGCGGCCTCGGAGGGGAAACCGCCGACCTAG
- a CDS encoding PP2C family protein-serine/threonine phosphatase — MLGIELSPAHDLVTGPVLTTTPALAALTMGPRGTLSAAALAVGVNVTSATYNQSWGTQTQLIIGNFLGLIVVSVASVILSNAARTHRQSELDQVRQIAVAAQEVVLRPVPELLGPVRAASLCLAAGTGAQIGGDLYEAVQTRYGVRLIVGDVRGKGLSAMRAVAVALGAFREAVHYEDELREVVDRCEAALRREAAVPGAYSQEKLPEVLLEGFTTALIAQVPDEPVVQLVNRGHPPPLVLHQGTVQVLMPALPLPPFGLEDLVNGPPAKPESYSFLPGDRLLLYTDGVIEARNRDNDFFSLPEAMEQIPAGTSPRQFLDELHQAFVRHTEGRLTDDVAMILIDRLT; from the coding sequence GTGCTGGGCATCGAGCTCTCACCCGCACACGATCTGGTCACCGGTCCCGTCCTCACCACGACGCCGGCGCTGGCGGCGCTGACGATGGGCCCGAGGGGCACGCTGTCCGCGGCAGCCCTCGCTGTGGGTGTGAACGTGACCTCCGCGACCTACAACCAGTCGTGGGGCACCCAGACCCAGCTGATCATCGGCAACTTCCTGGGGCTGATCGTGGTGTCCGTGGCCAGTGTCATCCTGAGTAACGCGGCGCGCACGCACAGGCAGAGCGAGCTCGACCAGGTCCGCCAGATCGCCGTGGCGGCTCAGGAAGTCGTCCTGCGGCCTGTCCCCGAGCTCCTGGGTCCGGTGCGGGCGGCCAGCCTGTGCCTCGCGGCCGGGACAGGGGCACAGATCGGCGGAGATCTGTACGAGGCCGTGCAGACGCGCTACGGCGTCCGGCTGATCGTGGGGGACGTCCGGGGAAAAGGGCTGTCCGCCATGCGCGCCGTCGCGGTGGCGTTGGGCGCGTTCCGGGAGGCCGTGCACTACGAGGACGAACTGCGGGAGGTCGTGGACCGCTGCGAGGCTGCGCTGCGGCGGGAGGCCGCCGTACCGGGTGCGTACTCTCAGGAGAAACTTCCTGAAGTTCTGCTGGAGGGCTTCACCACCGCGCTCATCGCCCAGGTGCCGGACGAACCGGTGGTGCAGCTGGTCAACCGTGGCCATCCGCCTCCGCTGGTTCTCCACCAGGGCACGGTTCAGGTCCTGATGCCCGCCTTGCCACTGCCGCCGTTCGGTCTCGAAGACCTCGTCAACGGTCCTCCCGCCAAGCCGGAGAGCTACTCGTTCCTGCCCGGCGACCGCCTGCTGCTTTACACCGACGGCGTGATCGAAGCCCGCAACCGTGACAACGACTTCTTCTCTCTGCCGGAGGCCATGGAGCAGATACCCGCCGGCACCTCCCCTCGGCAGTTCCTGGACGAACTGCACCAGGCCTTTGTCCGTCACACCGAGGGCCGTTTGACGGACGACGTGGCGATGATCCTCATCGACCGGCTCACCTGA
- a CDS encoding ATP-binding protein, which translates to MSTRLEALPYRHVLTVPAMGSAVRIARETTEQVLVEWGIGRRHPTVDPALLILSELVTNSVRHAAVCSPTLTVIYAAGPDTFAFAVHDRHPYQPALYATAGTGSGGLAAVVELTLGLGGTAVVRADADRQGKSIWITLPL; encoded by the coding sequence GTGAGCACCCGGCTCGAAGCGCTGCCCTACCGGCATGTGCTGACGGTGCCCGCCATGGGTTCGGCCGTCCGCATAGCGCGCGAGACCACTGAACAGGTGCTGGTCGAGTGGGGCATCGGCCGACGCCATCCCACCGTCGACCCCGCGTTGCTGATCCTGTCCGAACTCGTCACCAACAGTGTCCGCCACGCCGCGGTGTGCTCTCCGACCCTCACGGTGATCTACGCGGCCGGGCCGGACACCTTCGCGTTCGCCGTCCACGACCGCCACCCGTATCAGCCCGCCCTGTACGCCACGGCCGGCACGGGAAGCGGCGGGCTGGCCGCCGTCGTCGAACTCACCCTGGGCCTCGGCGGCACCGCGGTCGTACGCGCGGACGCGGACCGCCAGGGCAAGAGCATCTGGATCACCCTCCCCCTCTGA
- a CDS encoding pyridoxamine 5'-phosphate oxidase family protein, with protein MTTPVSRRMVELSGSEGLWLLEGAAQGRLVYVQRESAVIRPAVHLLQYGRLVVRTPAQAAALSGRPVLTYQVDEIRVAGGPGWTVTAAGPAEVITDPDEASHYRRTLPGWVHGPHDTLLRIHPQTVTGFRFAHGGAW; from the coding sequence ATGACCACTCCCGTTTCCCGTCGTATGGTCGAGCTCTCCGGCAGCGAGGGGCTGTGGCTCCTCGAAGGCGCCGCCCAGGGACGGCTGGTTTACGTACAGCGCGAGAGTGCGGTGATCCGGCCCGCCGTGCACCTCCTCCAGTACGGCCGTCTGGTCGTCCGCACCCCCGCCCAGGCGGCAGCCCTCTCCGGCAGGCCCGTACTCACGTACCAGGTGGACGAGATCCGCGTGGCCGGTGGTCCAGGGTGGACGGTGACCGCCGCCGGTCCCGCCGAGGTGATCACCGACCCTGACGAGGCCTCCCACTACCGCCGTACGCTGCCCGGCTGGGTCCACGGCCCGCACGACACCCTCCTACGGATCCATCCGCAGACGGTGACCGGCTTCCGCTTCGCGCACGGGGGAGCCTGGTGA
- a CDS encoding SulP family inorganic anion transporter: MSALLRRASGPVRSLLPARRDFTAMKRDPRRDLLAGLTVAIVALPLALGFGVSSGLGAEAGLATAVVAGALAALFGGSNLQVSGPTGAMTVVLVPIVAEHGPGGVLTVGLLAGLMLIALALLRAGKYMRYIPAPVVEGFTLGIACVIGLQQIPNALGVPAPEGDRVLMVAWRAIEEFAESPNWTAVAIAASVVVVMLTGARWRPTMPFSILAVIGATLAASAFHLDATPIGTLPAGLPAPSLSFLEPAALSSLLAPAVAVAALAALESLLSATVADGMTAGQQHDPDRELLGQGVANLAAPLFGGVPATAAIARTAVNVRTGASSRLAALTHAAVLAVIVFAAAPLVSKIPLAALAGVLLATAIRMVEVGSLRAMARATRSDGLVLVLTAVATLVLDLVYAVIIGLVVAGALALRAVAGQARMDQVDFRPDLPAEHSDEEHALLAEHIVAYRLDGPLFFAAAHRFLLELTEVADVRVVILRMARITTVDATGALILKDAVEKLNRRGIAVMTSGIRPGQRPVLESVGALTLLRSRGREYATTPEAIAGARAHLQGAGLLATVPAQAPAASPVAEEAPR, from the coding sequence GTGAGTGCTCTGCTTCGCCGGGCGTCGGGCCCGGTGCGGTCCCTGCTGCCCGCACGTAGGGACTTCACCGCGATGAAGCGCGACCCGCGCCGGGATCTGCTGGCCGGGCTGACCGTGGCGATCGTCGCGCTGCCACTCGCGCTCGGCTTCGGTGTCTCCTCCGGGCTCGGCGCGGAGGCGGGGCTGGCGACCGCGGTGGTCGCGGGTGCGCTCGCGGCGCTGTTCGGCGGCTCGAACCTGCAGGTGTCAGGGCCGACCGGCGCGATGACGGTCGTCCTGGTGCCGATCGTCGCCGAGCACGGTCCCGGCGGGGTGCTGACCGTCGGGCTGCTCGCGGGACTGATGCTGATCGCGCTCGCGCTGCTCCGCGCCGGGAAGTACATGCGGTACATCCCCGCACCGGTGGTGGAGGGTTTCACTCTGGGTATCGCCTGCGTCATCGGCCTTCAGCAGATTCCGAACGCGCTCGGCGTGCCCGCGCCCGAGGGCGACAGGGTGCTGATGGTGGCATGGCGGGCGATCGAGGAGTTCGCGGAGTCCCCGAACTGGACTGCCGTGGCCATCGCGGCCAGCGTTGTGGTCGTCATGCTGACGGGTGCGCGGTGGCGGCCGACCATGCCGTTCTCGATCCTCGCAGTGATCGGCGCCACGCTGGCCGCATCGGCCTTCCACCTGGACGCGACCCCGATCGGTACGCTCCCCGCGGGGCTGCCGGCGCCTTCACTGTCCTTCCTTGAGCCGGCGGCCCTGTCTTCGTTGCTCGCCCCGGCAGTGGCGGTGGCCGCGCTGGCGGCGCTGGAGTCGCTTCTCTCCGCCACCGTCGCAGATGGCATGACGGCCGGTCAGCAGCACGACCCGGACAGGGAGTTGTTGGGGCAGGGCGTCGCCAATCTGGCCGCGCCGCTGTTCGGCGGTGTTCCGGCCACAGCCGCCATTGCCCGCACGGCCGTCAACGTCCGTACCGGCGCCTCCTCCAGGCTGGCTGCGCTCACCCATGCCGCCGTCCTCGCCGTGATCGTCTTCGCCGCCGCCCCGCTCGTGTCGAAGATCCCGCTGGCCGCGCTCGCCGGAGTACTGCTGGCGACCGCGATCCGCATGGTCGAGGTCGGCTCACTGCGCGCCATGGCGAGGGCGACGCGCTCCGACGGACTCGTCCTGGTGCTGACCGCTGTGGCGACGCTCGTGCTCGACCTGGTCTACGCGGTGATCATCGGCCTGGTCGTGGCCGGTGCCCTGGCGTTGCGGGCGGTGGCCGGGCAAGCCCGGATGGATCAGGTGGACTTCCGGCCGGATCTGCCCGCGGAGCACAGCGACGAGGAGCACGCTCTGCTGGCCGAGCACATCGTCGCCTACCGGCTGGACGGACCGTTGTTCTTCGCTGCCGCGCACCGCTTCCTGCTGGAGCTGACCGAGGTCGCCGACGTTCGGGTGGTGATCCTGCGCATGGCGCGGATCACCACGGTGGACGCCACCGGTGCCCTGATCCTCAAGGACGCCGTCGAAAAGCTCAACCGGCGCGGCATCGCCGTCATGACCTCGGGAATTCGGCCCGGCCAGCGGCCGGTCCTGGAGTCGGTCGGCGCGTTGACCCTGCTGCGGTCAAGAGGCCGGGAGTACGCCACGACGCCGGAGGCGATCGCCGGAGCCCGCGCCCATCTCCAGGGTGCCGGACTCCTGGCCACTGTTCCTGCGCAGGCCCCCGCGGCCTCACCCGTCGCCGAGGAGGCCCCCCGATGA
- a CDS encoding ArsR/SmtB family transcription factor: MPVPLYEAKAEFFRMLGHPVRIRVLELLQDGPMPVRELLAEIEVEPSALSQQLAVLRRSGIVTSTRTGSTVVYELAGGDVADLLRAARRILTELLAGQSELLAELREAEVAAK; encoded by the coding sequence GTGCCGGTTCCGCTGTATGAGGCCAAGGCCGAGTTCTTCCGGATGCTGGGGCACCCCGTGCGGATAAGGGTCCTGGAGCTGCTCCAGGACGGACCGATGCCGGTACGCGAGCTGCTCGCGGAGATCGAGGTGGAGCCGTCGGCGCTGTCGCAGCAGCTCGCCGTGTTGCGCCGCTCCGGGATCGTGACCTCCACTCGCACGGGCTCGACCGTGGTCTACGAGCTCGCGGGCGGCGACGTCGCCGATCTGCTGCGCGCCGCCCGGCGGATCCTGACCGAGCTGCTGGCCGGGCAGAGCGAGCTGCTGGCGGAGCTGCGGGAAGCCGAGGTCGCGGCGAAGTGA
- a CDS encoding zinc ribbon domain-containing protein YjdM, whose product MNESLPPCPTCSCEYTYEMNALVVCPECGHEWVPAESGAEGGDAAGERVVKDAVGNVLQDGDSVVVVKALKVKGSPSGIKAGTKVRNIRLVDGVDGHDIDCRIEGFGAMQLKSSVVKKA is encoded by the coding sequence ATGAACGAAAGTCTTCCTCCCTGCCCGACGTGCTCTTGTGAGTACACCTACGAGATGAACGCCCTCGTGGTGTGCCCGGAGTGCGGCCACGAGTGGGTTCCCGCCGAGAGCGGTGCGGAGGGCGGCGACGCCGCGGGGGAGCGGGTCGTCAAGGATGCCGTCGGCAATGTGCTGCAGGACGGCGACTCCGTGGTGGTGGTCAAGGCGCTCAAGGTCAAGGGGAGCCCTTCGGGGATCAAGGCAGGCACCAAGGTGCGCAACATCCGACTCGTCGACGGAGTCGACGGCCACGACATCGACTGCAGGATCGAGGGTTTCGGGGCAATGCAGCTCAAGTCCAGCGTGGTCAAGAAAGCCTGA
- a CDS encoding GNAT family N-acetyltransferase, translated as MTTVDETAYEFRTARPEDTATIEALDGSFTTSTVFQVAASDAGFALREVPVDPPLTKVFPEDDSDGDEEGGAEGGADGEESGSRTFVAVGADGELAGFVAVSYSPWNRRLTIEDIEVAPDHRGRGVGRALMGHAVGFARERGAGHIWLEVTNVNAPAIHAYRRMGFAFCGLDTALYHGTESEGEQAIYMSMPCP; from the coding sequence ATGACCACTGTTGACGAAACGGCTTACGAATTCCGCACCGCCCGTCCCGAGGACACCGCGACCATCGAGGCCCTCGACGGCTCCTTCACCACCAGCACCGTCTTCCAAGTGGCCGCCAGTGACGCCGGGTTCGCGCTCCGGGAGGTCCCGGTGGACCCGCCCCTGACCAAGGTCTTCCCCGAGGACGATTCCGACGGCGACGAGGAGGGCGGCGCGGAGGGCGGCGCGGACGGCGAGGAGTCCGGCAGCCGCACCTTCGTCGCCGTCGGCGCCGACGGCGAGTTGGCCGGCTTCGTCGCCGTCTCCTACTCCCCGTGGAACCGCCGCCTCACCATCGAGGACATCGAGGTCGCCCCTGACCACCGGGGCCGTGGCGTCGGCCGCGCGCTGATGGGACACGCCGTCGGATTCGCCCGCGAGCGCGGCGCCGGGCACATCTGGCTGGAGGTCACCAACGTCAACGCCCCGGCCATCCACGCCTACCGGCGGATGGGCTTCGCCTTCTGCGGACTGGACACGGCCCTCTACCACGGCACCGAATCCGAGGGCGAGCAGGCGATCTACATGAGCATGCCCTGCCCCTGA
- a CDS encoding nucleoside 2-deoxyribosyltransferase domain-containing protein, whose amino-acid sequence MSAESATTATHTPAGPAVQVVHVGQEPPEAWAAAVYLCGPTPTDPAEPSWRPDAVAALSTAWSGAGRLVVFLPEPVRGGSYPAYADQIAWEEEAMRRSDVILFWIPREMSRLPGLVSNIKWGAWCDSGRTVLGAPPKAERMEYLLHFADVLGVPVERTVPGAADAALRAIGQGSARSAGERSVPLTVWRTEAFRSWYADRREAGDRLLDARVEWYAPATGPDGAPAWLLTVTIAPGDGSAPAFRRLLSAQGQGMLM is encoded by the coding sequence GTGTCCGCTGAGTCCGCCACCACTGCCACCCATACCCCCGCCGGACCTGCCGTCCAGGTCGTGCATGTCGGCCAGGAGCCGCCCGAGGCCTGGGCCGCAGCCGTGTACCTGTGCGGGCCCACCCCCACCGACCCCGCGGAGCCCTCGTGGCGCCCGGACGCCGTCGCCGCACTGAGCACCGCGTGGTCCGGCGCGGGGCGCCTGGTGGTGTTCCTGCCCGAGCCGGTGCGCGGCGGCTCGTACCCGGCCTACGCCGACCAGATCGCCTGGGAGGAGGAAGCCATGCGCCGCTCCGACGTGATCCTGTTCTGGATCCCCCGGGAGATGAGCCGGCTGCCCGGGCTGGTCTCCAACATCAAATGGGGTGCGTGGTGCGACTCGGGCCGCACGGTGCTGGGGGCGCCACCGAAGGCCGAACGCATGGAGTACCTGCTGCACTTCGCCGACGTCCTCGGGGTGCCGGTGGAGCGCACGGTCCCAGGGGCGGCGGATGCGGCCCTGCGCGCGATCGGACAGGGCTCGGCGCGGTCCGCCGGCGAGCGGTCGGTGCCGCTGACGGTGTGGCGGACCGAGGCGTTCCGCAGTTGGTACGCCGACCGCCGGGAGGCCGGCGACCGGCTGCTGGACGCGCGCGTGGAGTGGTACGCGCCGGCGACAGGGCCGGACGGGGCCCCCGCCTGGCTGCTGACCGTGACGATCGCGCCGGGCGACGGGTCCGCCCCCGCCTTCCGCCGCCTGCTGTCCGCTCAGGGGCAGGGCATGCTCATGTAG
- a CDS encoding alpha/beta fold hydrolase has product MTGPTGAADAARKKGRTPGGQAYTLHGTGEPVLLVAGSGGTGRIWERHQVPALTAAGRAVITFDHGPATGAAELTGAIRELVTALALPPCPLVGHSLGALAVQELLLTDPHLVSGAVLAATRGRPDPVGEALARAEAAYAEAGIQLPPECEALVRLVQNLSPRTLADEAAAAEWLDLFELAALTRNFAAAVQRPEPPIRDRLADCARISVPVLVVGFADDMLAPAPLGREVAEAIPGARYAQLPDTGHLGFLERPEPFNTLLLDFLATLPPTDPGASRVR; this is encoded by the coding sequence GTGACGGGCCCGACGGGCGCGGCGGACGCCGCGCGGAAGAAGGGACGCACACCCGGCGGGCAGGCGTACACCCTGCACGGCACCGGGGAGCCGGTGCTCCTGGTCGCCGGCTCGGGAGGCACCGGCCGGATCTGGGAGCGCCACCAGGTACCCGCGCTGACCGCGGCAGGCCGTGCGGTGATCACCTTCGACCACGGCCCCGCCACCGGAGCCGCTGAACTCACCGGCGCGATACGAGAGCTGGTGACAGCGCTGGCCCTGCCACCCTGCCCACTGGTCGGCCACTCCCTCGGGGCCCTGGCGGTACAGGAGTTGCTCCTCACCGATCCGCACCTGGTGAGCGGCGCGGTGCTGGCCGCGACCCGGGGCCGGCCCGATCCGGTCGGCGAGGCGCTGGCCCGGGCCGAGGCCGCGTACGCGGAGGCGGGCATCCAGCTACCGCCGGAGTGCGAGGCGCTCGTGCGCCTGGTACAGAACCTCTCCCCGAGAACCCTGGCCGACGAGGCTGCGGCGGCAGAATGGCTCGACTTGTTCGAACTGGCCGCACTCACCCGCAATTTCGCCGCAGCGGTGCAGCGCCCCGAGCCACCGATCCGGGACCGGCTCGCAGACTGCGCCAGGATCTCCGTTCCCGTACTGGTGGTGGGCTTCGCCGACGACATGCTGGCGCCGGCCCCGCTGGGCCGGGAGGTGGCCGAGGCGATCCCCGGCGCCCGCTACGCGCAGCTGCCGGACACCGGCCATCTCGGGTTCCTGGAACGGCCCGAGCCCTTCAACACCCTCCTGCTGGACTTCCTCGCCACTCTTCCGCCGACCGACCCCGGAGCGTCCCGTGTCCGCTGA
- a CDS encoding macrolide 2'-phosphotransferase — protein sequence MPRTGPAEPVAYASRRLGVALDPASARVDDTGWDFHVTHIRAADGTPWILRQPRRPEVSEQLAVEGAVLAAVRDRVPVPVPDWRLHTPDLVAYPRLPGEPAGSEDPDTLVYGWSMDPLARPDRYLEPLARSLVAVHSTPLDGMGRPTDPEAVRTGIAEKLARARAEVQLPASRLRRWQDWLDDDRMWPGRLVLVHGDVHPGHTLVMRPPSGPPVLSGLLDWANAGVGDPAADFVDMLYAGGPGVLDRLLDAYRSAGGEVRDGMRSHILARASFLWVHVALRGLDTGRPAWVETALRRMAS from the coding sequence ATGCCCCGCACCGGCCCCGCGGAGCCGGTCGCGTACGCCTCGCGGAGGCTGGGTGTGGCACTCGACCCGGCGTCCGCACGGGTCGACGACACCGGATGGGACTTCCACGTCACCCATATCCGCGCCGCTGACGGCACCCCCTGGATCCTGCGGCAGCCGCGGCGGCCCGAGGTCTCGGAGCAACTGGCCGTGGAAGGCGCCGTGCTGGCCGCCGTGCGCGACCGGGTCCCGGTGCCGGTGCCCGACTGGCGGCTGCACACCCCAGACCTGGTCGCCTACCCACGTCTCCCCGGCGAGCCGGCGGGCAGTGAGGACCCGGACACCCTGGTCTACGGCTGGTCGATGGACCCACTGGCCCGTCCGGACCGCTACCTGGAGCCGCTCGCCCGGTCCCTGGTAGCGGTGCACTCCACGCCTCTGGACGGCATGGGGAGGCCGACGGACCCCGAGGCGGTGCGCACCGGGATCGCGGAGAAGCTGGCCCGCGCCCGGGCCGAAGTGCAGCTGCCCGCCTCCCGGTTGCGGCGCTGGCAGGACTGGCTGGACGACGACCGCATGTGGCCGGGCCGCCTGGTACTCGTCCACGGCGATGTGCACCCCGGGCACACCCTGGTGATGCGCCCACCGTCCGGGCCGCCGGTCCTGTCGGGGCTGCTGGACTGGGCGAACGCGGGCGTCGGGGACCCCGCCGCCGACTTCGTCGACATGCTCTACGCCGGCGGCCCGGGCGTGCTCGACCGGCTCCTGGACGCCTACCGGTCCGCGGGCGGCGAGGTCCGTGACGGCATGCGCTCGCACATCCTGGCCCGGGCATCCTTCCTCTGGGTCCACGTGGCGCTGCGCGGCCTGGACACCGGCCGCCCGGCCTGGGTGGAGACGGCACTGCGCAGGATGGCGTCGTGA